A part of Fusarium oxysporum Fo47 chromosome III, complete sequence genomic DNA contains:
- a CDS encoding SNF2 family N-terminal domain-containing protein, with product MASVHAPHAVQHPGAPMPAGATKQQAEEVFRKLKQMKEQGVPPSDPEYIKASQFLMSFQQQHNMRRNQQQFLQQQQKQQMQNATNGTPANGVMSGRPMQQGSPQSTQPPSNPLGASAMPNQTTSTPVSTGTSPSTAPSSNHFTQQQLGLLRQQIHAFKLLGKNAGVSLQLQQAIFNQRHRRQAAVADAAQVTQATKSNQVDSEASKEGQNGPGAATEDEGSEIPKAHTFKTVKSPYGTSMIRPEIKYFDHSQRKNRWFIPGVFPTGIDFDHLRYEREVVVSNRMRQRYAELKNLPGDLAHWDSSKETLEADDSLKRKAIIEMKSIALYAKQRALRDKIGRQMMHYDNLAMTTNRSGFRRMKKQNVREARITEKLEKQQRDARENREKKKHTDFLRAIYTHRQEIQESASSQRTKSHKLSRLMYQQHFNIEKEEQKRIERTAKQRLQALKANDEEAYLKLLDQAKDTRITHLLKQTDGFLHQLASSVKAQQRQAAERYGDGDDPQMDDASDYDEDDESSKKIDYYAVAHRIREEVTEQANMLVGGKLKEYQVKGLQWMISLYNNNLNGILADEMGLGKTIQTISLITYLIERKQQAGPYLVIVPLSTLTNWNLEFERWAPSVSRIVYKGPPNARKQQQDKIRQGGFQVLLTTYEYIIKDRPILSKIKWFHMIIDEGHRMKNSNSKLSFTIQQYYHTRFRLILTGTPLQNNLSELWAMLNFVLPNIFKSATTFDEWFNTPFANTGGQDKMELTEEEQILVIRRLHKVLRPFLLRRLKKDVEKDLPDKTEKVIKCKFSALQSKLYKQMVTHNRLVVSDGKGGKTGARGLSNMIMQLRKLCNHPFVFDVVENVMNPLSISNDLLWRTAGKFELLDRILPKYQATGHRVLMFFQMTAIMDIMEDYLRYKRFEYLRLDGTTKSDERSDLLREFNAPDSKYFMFLLSTRAGGLGLNLQTADTVIIYDSDWNPHQDLQAQDRAHRIGQKNEVRILRLISSNSVEEKILERARFKLDMDGKVIQAGRFDNKSSETDRDAMLRTLLETADMAESGEQDEMEDEELNMLLARSDDEIAVFQKIDEERQRNSPYGNGPGSKPRLMGEDELPDIYLNEGNPISDETEDVVLGRGARERTKVKYDDGLTEEQWLMAVDDDDDSPEAAAARKQARKDRRENNRLKKSGISNSVDESPSGSRASTEEIETPKKRGRKPGSKNEKRKAEDGNDEPPPKKRRGPQGRPSKVSLESRLPPHQREVLQKSLRNLYDALMTLEVDDIEPPEDDESDPGKRLIIGPFVKLPPKRDYADYYLIIQNPICMNQIQTRIKKEEYTSLSGLRKDIELMIRNCQTYNEDGSILYQDAKVMNEFFNSKYQEELAAHPELQELEEGGKDSSVAPSGGGGTPQPSGTRIKLISSGSKEANGGSTAAQSDEE from the exons ATGGCGTCGGTGCATGCACCACATGCTGTTCAGCACCCAGGCGCGCCAATGCCTGCTGGCGCGACCAAGCAACAGGCAGAAGAAGTTTTCAGG AAACTTAAGCAGATGAAGGAACAAGGCGTGCCACCGTCGGACCCTGAATACATCAAGGCTTCACAGTTCTTGATGAGTTTCCAACAGCAACACAACATGCGACGTAACCAACAGCAATTCCTGCAGCAGCAACAAAAGCAACAGATGCAGAATGCAACAAATGGTACGCCTGCTAACGGTGTTATGTCTGGACGTCCTATGCAGCAAGGCTCGCCCCAATCGACTCAACCCCCTTCTAATCCGCTCGGTGCCTCCGCAATGCCAAACCAAACGACTTCTACTCCTGTATCCACTGGAACGTCTCCATCGACTGCCCCATCTTCAAACCATTTCACGCAGCAACAGCTCGGCCTACTTCGACAGCAGATCCATGCTTTCAAATTGCTGGGGAAAAATGCCGGAGTCtctctgcagctgcagcaggCCATATTCAACCAGCGCCATCGCAGACAGGCCGCCGTCGCCGATGCTGCACAGGTGACCCAAGCGACTAAATCGAACCAGGTAGATTCCGAAGCCAGTAAAGAAGGACAGAACGGACCTGGAGCTGCGACAGAAGATGAGGGCTCAGAGATTCCCAAGGCGCATACATTCAAGACAGTAAAGTCCCCCTATGGCACCAGCATGATTCGCCCCGAAATTAAGTACTTTGATCATTCCCAACGGAAGAATCGCTGGTTCATTCCTGGTGTATTCCCCACTGGTATTGATTTTGATCATTTGCGATACGAGCGAGAAGTTGTTGTCTCGAACAGGATGAGACAGCGATATGCCGAGTTGAAGAACCTGCCTGGTGATTTGGCTCACTGGGACTCTTCCAAGGAGACACTAGAGGCCGACGACTCTCTCAAGCGAAAAGCAATAATTGAGATGAAAAGCATAGCTCTCTACGCCAAGCAACGGGCTCTTCGGGATAAGATCGGCCGTCAAATGATGCATTATGACAACCTCGCCATGACCACAAATCGATCCGGTTTCCGCCgaatgaagaagcagaacGTCCGTGAGGCTCGTATCACCGAAAAACTCGAGAAGCAGCAACGCGATGCCCGCGAAAAccgagagaagaagaagcataccgATTTCCTTCGAGCTATCTACACCCACCGCCAAGAAATTCAAGAGTCTGCTTCTTCACAGCGTACCAAGTCGCACAAGCTCTCTCGTCTCATGTACCAGCAACACTTTAACATCGAAaaggaggagcagaagcGTATCGAGAGAACGGCCAAACAGCGTCTCCAGGCTCTGAAGGCCAACGATGAAGAGGCTTACcttaagcttcttgaccaggCCAAGGATACCCGTATCACGCACTTGCTCAAGCAAACTGATGGCTTCTTGCATCAACTCGCGTCATCAGTCAAGGCACAACAACGCCAGGCTGCCGAGCGCTATGGTGACGGGGATGATCCGCAGATGGATGATGCCAGTGATtacgatgaggatgacgaaagcagcaagaagatcgatTACTATGCTGTGGCACATCGTATTCGTGAGGAGGTTACCGAGCAAGCCAACATGCTTGTGGGCGGTAAGCTCAAGGAGTATCAAGTCAAGGGTCTCCAATGGATGATCTCACTCTACAACAACAATCTGAACGGTATCTTGGCTGATGAAATGGGTCTCGGAAAGACCATTCAAACTATCAGTCTAATCACTTATCTGATTGAGAGGAAACAACAGGCTGGACCGTACCTTGTCATCGTGCCTCTGAGTACACTTACAAACTGGAACTTGGAATTCGAGAGATGGGCACCTTCTGTGAGCCGTATTGTCTACAAGGGACCTCCCAATGCTCGCAAACAGCAGCAAGATAAGATTCGGCAAGGAGGGTTCCAGGTATTACTCACGACATATGAGTACATCATCAAGGATCGCCCTATCCTAAGCAAGATTAAGTGGTTCCACATGATTATTGATGAGGGTCATCGAATGAAGAACTCAAACTCCAAATTGAGCTTTACCATTCAGCAATACTACCACACCCGTTTTCGACTCATTCTCACCGGTACACCTCTACAAAACAATCTCTCTGAACTCTGGGCAATGCTTAATTTTGTTCTGCCGAACATTTTCAAATCTGCAACGACTTTTGATGAGTGGTTCAATACCCCCTTCGCGAACACTGGCGGCCAGGACAAAATGGAACTcactgaagaagagcaaatTCTTGTTATCAGGCGTCTTCACAAGGTCCTGCGACCCTTCCTTCTCCGTCGTTTGAAAAAGGATGTCGAAAAGGACCTTCCCGACAAGACAGAGAAGGTCATCAAGTGCAAGTTCTCTGCCCTTCAGTCCAAGTTGTACAAACAGATGGTCACCCACAACAGACTTGTCGTTAGTGATGGCAAGGGCGGAAAGACTGGTGCTCGCGGATTGAGCAATATGATTATGCAGCTCCGGAAGCTATGCAACCACCCGTTCGTGTTCGATGTTGTGGAAAATGTCATGAATCCTCTGAGTATCAGCAATGATCTCTTATGGAGAACAGCAGGAAAGTTCGAATTGCTTGACAGAATTCTGCCTAAGTATCAAGCAACTGGCCATCGAGTCTTGATGTTCTTCCAGATGACTGCgatcatggatatcatgGAAGATTATTTGCGTTACAAGCGATTTGAGTATCTCCGATTGGATGGTACGACCAAATCCGACGAGCGCTCCGACTTGCTTCGAGAGTTCAATGCCCCTGACTCGAAATACTTCATGTTCTTGCTATCCACCCGTGCAGGTGGTCTTGGTCTCAACTTGCAGACCGCTGATACCGTTATTATCTACGATTCCGATTGGAACCCTCATCAGGATCTGCAGGCCCAGGATCGTGCTCATCGTATCGGCCAGAAGAATGAGGTCCGAATTCTCCGACTTATCAGCTCCAATTCGGTAGAAGAGAAGATTCTCGAGCGAGCAAGATTCAAACTGGATATGGATGGCAAGGTTATTCAGGCCGGTCGTTTCGACAACAAGTCATCTGAGACCGACCGTGACGCTATGCTTCGAACACTATTGGAGACTGCTGATATGGCGGAATCCGGTGAgcaagatgagatggaggatgaagaaCTTAACATGCTCCTTGCAcgcagtgatgatgagatagCGGTGTTCCAGAAGATTGACGAGGAAAGGCAGAGAAATTCGCCCTACGGCAATGGACCAGGCAGCAAACCTCGACTTATGGGTGAGGATGAATTGCCAGATATCTATTTGAATGAGGGCAATCCTATTTCGGATGAAACGGAGGATGTTGTATTGGGTCGTGGCGCGCGTGAACGTACCAAGGTCAAATACGATGATGGTCTCACTGAAGAGCAATGGCTTATGGCTgtggatgacgatgatgactcTCCAGAGGCAGCTGCGGCTCGCAAGCAAGCCCGAAAGGACAGGCGGGAGAACAACAGGCTCAAGAAGTCTGGAATCTCCAACTCGGTTGATGAATCGCCATCAGGTAGCAGAGCAAGCACTGAGGAGATTGAAACTCCCAAGAAACGAGGTCGTAAACCGGGCAGCAAGAacgagaagcgcaaggccgAGGACGGTAATGATGAGCCTCCTCCCAAAAAGCGACGTGGGCCACAAGGGCGCCCCAGCAAAGTCAGTCTGGAGTCACGGCTTCCGCCACATCAGCGGGAAGTCTTACAAAAGAGTCTCCGTAACTTGTACGATGCTCTGATGACTTTGGAGGTGGACGACATTGAACCCCCTGAGGATGACGAGTCGGATCCTGGCAAGCGTCTCATCATCGGACCCTTCGTCAAGCTGCCTCCCAAGCGCGACTACGCCGACTACTATCTCATCATTCAGAATCCTATCTGCATGAACCAGATACAGACTCGGATCAAAAAAGAGGAATACACATCATTAAGTGGACTGCGAAAGGATATCGAATTGATGATCCGCAACTGTCAAACTTACAACGAGGATGGAAGCATTCTGTATCAGGATGCTAAGGTCATGAAC GAATTCTTTAACTCCAAGTACCAAGAGGAACTGGCGGCGCATCCTGaacttcaagaacttgaagaaGGGGGCAAGGACAGTTCAGTGGCGCCCTCTGGAGGTGGCGGCACTCCGCAGCCCAGCGGCACCCGCATCAAATTGATTTCTAGTGGCTCGAAAGAAGCAAACGGCGGTAGCACGGCTGCTCAAAGCGACGAGGAATGA
- a CDS encoding WD40-repeat-containing domain protein yields MSSDDDFEIEVSELAADDPMRAFLPTSFGKKSKEADVAAQIERSRRKVAEVSGGKKKQDSSDDSDSDNSDDSDQDEFPVSHELVLKTHDRAVTTVSLDPAGGRLATASTDCTVKLHDFASMTPSTLRSFRSVDPYETKASDVNSQSHPIHRIEFSPLAGGVFLCVSAHPQAKILSRDGDIITEFVKGDMYLRDMHNTKGHISEITTGTWHPTDKNLCITAGTDSTLRIWDINNKRTQRDVVVFKSKAAGSAGRTKMTAVAWGSSPQGSSNVLVAAALDGSLVMYSGNSPFSRPAGEIRDAHKPQTWTSGIDISSDGRMVVTRGGDDLIKLWDTRKFTKPLVTAAHTSTSDHFPTSNIKYAPNSTSIITGSVTGHLHILNPGNLRAEHVTEITPGSPLITVDWHPKINQIVTGSANAETHVLYNPQMSSRGAVDVMSRAPKKRHIDDNPELTMDQSVGVSGDAIVVPGATRSSKPSGVTVSGRSKDPRRPHIPQQTPFQKNQPDEKLIAENIPLARMLHEDPREALLKYADKAQSDPMFTKAWSKTQPQTQYAELSDEEDGPDKKRLKR; encoded by the coding sequence ATGAGTTCCGACGATGATTTCGAGATCGAAGTTTCCGAACTGGCAGCAGACGATCCTATGAGAGCTTTCTTGCCCACATCGTTTGGGAAGAAATCGAAAGAAGCCGATGTCGCAGCCCAAATCGAAAGAAGTCGCAGAAAAGTCGCAGAAGTCAgtggtggaaagaagaagcaagattCTAGTGATGACTCCGACAGCGACAACAGCGACGATTCCGACCAGGATGAATTCCCTGTATCACACGAGCTTGTTCTTAAAACTCATGATCGCGCTGTCACCACAGTCTCGCTAGATCCAGCAGGAGGACGCTTAGCAACTGCTTCCACAGACTGTACTGTCAAGTTGCATGATTTTGCTTCCATGACTCCCAGCACGCTGAGATCTTTCCGCTCCGTCGACCCCTACGAAACGAAGGCATCCGACGTTAACTCTCAATCGCACCCTATCCACCGTATAGAATTCAGCCCTCTCGCAGGAGGTGTCTTTCTTTGTGTGTCAGCGCATCCCCAAGCGAAGATACTGTCCCGGGACGGCGATATTATTACAGAATTTGTCAAGGGAGACATGTACCTTCGTGACATGCACAACACCAAGGGCCACATATCCGAAATCACGACTGGAACCTGGCACCCCACTGATAAGAACTTGTGCATAACTGCGGGTACAGATAGCACATTGAGAATTTGGgatatcaacaacaaacGGACGCAGAGAGATGTCGTTGTGTTCAAGTCCAAAGCCGCTGGCTCTGCTGGTCGAACCAAGATGACAGCTGTTGCATGGGGATCTTCACCCCAAGGAAGCAGCAACGTCCTTGTCGCAGCAGCTTTGGATGGCTCGCTGGTCATGTACAGTGGCAATAGTCCTTTCTCACGACCTGCAGGAGAAATACGCGACGCACATAAACCGCAAACGTGGACCAGTGGCATTGATATATCGTCCGACGGTCGCATGGTAGTCACAAGAGGAGGCGATGATCTGATAAAACTCTGGGACACCCGCAAATTCACGAAGCCTCTCGTCACAGCCGCACACACCTCAACCTCAGACCATTTCCCTACGAGCAACATCAAGTATGCGCCAAACTCGACAAGCATCATCACGGGCTCCGTGACCGGCCATCTCCACATTCTGAATCCTGGCAATCTGCGCGCAGAACATGTCACTGAAATAACACCTGGGTCACCACTCATCACAGTGGATTGGCATCCGAAGATTAATCAGATCGTTACAGGTTCAGCTAATGCCGAGACTCATGTCTTGTACAACCCGCAGATGTCGAGTAGAGGCGCTGTAGACGTCATGTCACGAGCACCGAAGAAGCGACATATTGACGACAATCCTGAATTAACAATGGACCAGTCTGTGGGCGTATCTGGTGATGCGATTGTAGTGCCAGGTGcgacaagaagctcaaagCCATCTGGAGTTACAGTATCAGGCCGCTCTAAAGATCCTCGACGCCCGCACATTCCCCAACAGACACCATTCCAGAAGAACCAGCCGGACGAGAAGCTCATCGCAGAGAATATTCCTCTTGCGCGCATGCTGCACGAAGATCCGCGAGAAGCTCTACTGAAATACGCAGACAAGGCCCAGAGTGACCCTATGTTTACCAAAGCCTGGAGTAAGACGCAACCACAAACCCAATACGCGGAGCTgagcgacgaggaagatggtCCCGACAAGAAAAGGCTCAAGAGGTGA